A genomic stretch from Alosa sapidissima isolate fAloSap1 chromosome 3, fAloSap1.pri, whole genome shotgun sequence includes:
- the msl1a gene encoding male-specific lethal 1-like 1, with protein sequence MRSTLLTSGGLHLDTGALDLGLTKAVVQDFLAGQEEDTRHFIHTLPNLIGTFQHTSGPVLRNKNRGPARTFACRPGQSPAFGEGHVGLVGSVGALTPTCKQMGGEGILVKSKSLFGHANKSMGKMDPVVSNGSKQPREADDVQGAVGLGELLGGLPMPSPEPCPEGKRRNVRKGPNHGAAQTNCIRQILLLQLELIEQQQQQLQSKNHEIDDLKAEKEMLIARIDRMERRLQQTVKKAAPRTPQTSSTATRRKEPEPLSETAQGPGLSQRGLHTPKQPYFGRGGKGHKRRFLCQEPRVGRSRRGGGPRSPPQRVVVFKEKEDEGDYDEEEEDTVREDFSLQSSPSTGEDVASAKLMQELPYLATTDMYLCCWQPPPTSNSPWRDPSPTQDDMVDVPSWRENTVAPLGEKEAANIPESLEDTVFRKRHIKLELDEKRRKRWDIQRIREQRIFQRLQQRMNKKKAIPEPESHLLSFYPEAEDVESIMITPFLPVVAFGRPLPNIKPQNFELPWLDERERVRCRPEVSVKKKKKTPHRMCRK encoded by the exons ATGAGATCCACTCTGTTAACAAGTGGAGGGCTTCATCTGGACACAGGAGCACTTGACCTTGGCCTTACCAAAGCAGTAGTCCAAGATTTCCTTGCAGGCCAGGAAGAAGACACTCGCCACTTCATCCACACTCTCCCCAATCTGATTGGCACCTTTCAGCACACTAGTGGGCCGGTCCTCCGTAACAAGAACAGGGGCCCCGCCCGAACGTTTGCGTGCAGGCCAGGGCAGTCCCCTGCTTTTGGGGAAGGGCACGTTGGACTTGTGGGAAGTGTCGGGGCCCTGACTCCCACCTGCAAGCAGATGGGGGGCGAGGGAATCCTAGTGAAAAGCAAATCACTATTCGGACACGCCAACAAGAGTATGGGTAAGATGGACCCTGTGGTGTCGAACGGTAGCAAGCAGCCACGGGAGGCGGACGATGTTCAGGGCGCCGTGGGTTTGGGGGAGCTTCTGGGGGGGCTACCGATGCCCTCACCTGAGCCGTGCCCCGAGGGTAAGAGGAGGAACGTCCGCAAGGGGCCAAACCATGGCGCAGCGCAGACCAACTGCATCCGGCAGATCCTGCTACTGCAACTGGAGCTCATcgaacagcagcaacagcagctgcaGTCCAAGAACCACGAGATCGACGACCTCAAGGCGGAAAAGGAGATG TTGATCGCACGTATCGACCGCATGGAGCGGAGGTTGCAGCAGACTGTGAAGAAGGCCGCGCCACGCACCCCCCAGACGTCGTCTACAGCCACGAGGCGGAAAGAGCCGGAACCCCTGTCTGAGACAGCGCAAGGCCCAGGGCTGTCCCAGAGAGGGCTGCACACCCCCAAACAGCCATATTTTGGCCGGGGCGGCAAGGGCCATAAAAG ACGCTTCCTATGTCAAGAGCCCCGAGTTGGCCGGTCTCGCCGCGGCGGAGGCCCCCGCTCCCCTCCCCAGAGAGTCGTTGTCTTCAAAGAGAAGGAGGATGAGGGGGATTACGACGAAGAGGAAGAGGATACGGTGCGGGAAGACTTCAGCCTCCAGAGCTCACCCAGCACAGGGGAGGACGTGGCGTCAGCGAAGCTGATGCAAGAGCTCCCCTACCTGGCCACCACCGACATGTACCTGTGCTGCTGGCAGCCGCCACCCACCTCCAACTCACCCTGGCGTGACCCCTCTCCCACCCAAGATGACATGGTGGACG tgcccTCCTGGAGAGAGAACACGGTGGCTCCGCTGGGAGAGAAGGAAGCGGCTAACATCCCAGAG AGCCTGGAGGATACGGTGTTCCGGAAGCGACACATTAAGCTGGAGCTGgacgagaagaggaggaagag ATGGGACATCCAGCGCATCCGTGAGCAGCGCATCTTCCAGCGGCTGCAGCAGCGCATGAACAAGAAGAAGGCCATCCCTGAGCCCGAGTCCCACTTGCTGTCCTTCTACCCCGAAGCCGAGGACG TTGAATCCATCATGATCACACCTTTCCTGCCAGTGGTGGCATTTGGTAGACCTCTGCCAAACATAAAACCACA GAACTTTGAACTCCCGTGGCTGGATGAACGTGAACGTGTCCGATGTCGGCCGGAGGTATCCgtcaagaagaagaaaaaaacgcCCCATAGAATGTGCCGGAAGTGA
- the LOC121706102 gene encoding extracellular matrix protein 1-like encodes MALTRILGLLLVLALFECLASAAEDSVDFPPGCPTAENIQEICGHSKTRPRYPNLPNHGYLLREADVIHRTEAWYSQQCCQGNWEQNTKKTVCCAQNAWKKALALLCEEEAMIKTRQRQCCQIEGAARWRCFDSMAPNPSYQTTTPYSGPDVLPKGPAFKFPCTCSAKEQHHAGQKTN; translated from the exons ATGGCGTTGACAAGGATTCTGGGACTGCTGTTGGTGCTGGCATTGTTTGAGTGTTTAGCAAGTGCAGCGGAAG ACTCTGTTGACTTCCCCCCCGGCTGCCCCACAGCTGAGAATATCCAAGAGATTTGTGGCCACAGTAAAACAAGGCCTCGGTACCCCAACCTCCCTAACCATGGCTACCTTCTACGTGAAGCAGACGTCATTCACCGCACTGAGGCCTGGTACAGCCAGCAGTGTTGCCAGGGAAACTGGGAACAGAACACGAAAAAGACAGTGTGCTGCGCTCAAAATGCA TGGAAGAAGGCGCTGGCTCTGCTGTGTGAGGAGGAAGCAATGATCAAGACCAGGCAGCGCCAGTGTTGTCAGATAGAGGGAGCGGCCAGGTGGAGATGCTTCGACAGCATGGCGCCCAACCCCTCTTACCAAACCACCACCCCATACTCTGGGCCTGACGTCCTGCCCAAAGGTCCTGCTTTTAAGTTCCCCTGTACCTGTTCCGCAAAGGAACAGCATCATGCAGGGCAAAAAACAAATTGA